In the genome of Flavobacterium panacagri, one region contains:
- a CDS encoding porin family protein: MKKAVILILLVLTTKGYSQFAKNMFSKDPIINLENWQKQRVYFGYYLGFNSFDFKFDYKTPVQSDIQVKKTTGFNVGVVADLRLQEYINLRFEPGLYYTKRDLYFPGVGTLEKDYLREVNSTYIHFPLLLKFSALRTGNIRPYLVGGMSTTLNLSSNSKSQDDNWQQKFRVKQWTAAYEVGFGIDIFTEYFIFSPSVRGMFGITNEIIPDNITAEHPVSPYTDNIDSMKSRAILINFTFH; this comes from the coding sequence ATGAAAAAAGCTGTAATCTTAATTTTATTAGTCTTAACAACAAAAGGGTATTCGCAATTTGCTAAAAACATGTTTAGTAAAGACCCTATTATTAATCTTGAAAACTGGCAGAAGCAGCGTGTTTACTTTGGCTATTATTTAGGTTTTAATAGTTTTGACTTTAAGTTTGATTACAAAACTCCTGTGCAAAGCGATATTCAGGTAAAAAAAACTACTGGTTTTAATGTGGGCGTAGTAGCCGATTTAAGATTACAGGAATATATAAACCTGCGTTTTGAACCTGGTTTGTATTACACAAAGCGCGATTTGTATTTTCCCGGCGTAGGAACTTTAGAAAAAGATTATTTAAGAGAAGTAAACAGTACATACATTCACTTTCCGTTATTATTAAAATTTTCTGCCTTACGCACAGGAAACATTCGTCCGTATTTAGTTGGAGGTATGTCTACCACTCTAAATTTATCTAGTAATTCTAAATCTCAAGATGATAACTGGCAGCAAAAATTTAGAGTAAAACAATGGACAGCAGCTTACGAAGTTGGATTTGGGATCGATATTTTTACCGAGTATTTTATCTTTTCTCCTTCTGTAAGAGGTATGTTTGGCATTACTAATGAGATCATTCCTGATAATATTACGGCAGAACACCCTGTTAGCCCTTACACAGATAATATCGATTCCATGAAATCTAGAGCAATTTTAATAAATTTCACTTTTCATTAA
- the ubiE gene encoding bifunctional demethylmenaquinone methyltransferase/2-methoxy-6-polyprenyl-1,4-benzoquinol methylase UbiE has protein sequence MSEKVTPYKDSSLGKKEQVTQMFDTISGNYDNLNRVISFGIDVKWRKKVLKIVSDKKPKVILDIATGTGDLAILLAQTNAEKIIGLDISAGMLEVGKKKVQEKNLSNIIELVLGDSESMPFEDNYFDAITVGFGVRNFENLEKGFSEILRVLKPNGVFVILETSVPDKFPYKQGYNFYSKNILPLIGKLFSKDNDAYGYLSESAAAFPYGEALNNILRKTGFIDVVAMPQTFGVATIYSASKK, from the coding sequence ATGTCTGAAAAAGTAACTCCGTATAAAGACTCTTCACTAGGTAAAAAAGAGCAGGTAACCCAAATGTTTGACACCATTTCTGGGAATTACGATAATTTAAATCGTGTCATTTCATTTGGCATCGATGTTAAGTGGCGCAAAAAAGTATTAAAAATAGTATCAGACAAAAAACCCAAGGTTATTCTAGATATTGCAACAGGAACTGGTGATTTAGCTATTTTATTAGCACAAACTAATGCAGAAAAAATTATTGGTTTGGATATTTCTGCTGGAATGCTGGAAGTTGGAAAAAAGAAAGTTCAAGAAAAAAATCTCTCTAATATTATTGAATTGGTTTTAGGCGACTCTGAGAGCATGCCATTTGAAGATAATTATTTTGACGCTATCACTGTAGGTTTTGGAGTGAGAAACTTTGAAAATTTAGAGAAAGGTTTCTCTGAAATTTTAAGAGTCTTAAAACCTAATGGTGTTTTTGTTATTTTAGAAACTTCAGTTCCGGATAAATTCCCTTATAAACAAGGATACAATTTTTACAGCAAAAATATATTACCACTTATCGGGAAACTATTTTCAAAGGATAATGATGCATACGGCTATTTATCTGAATCTGCTGCTGCTTTTCCGTATGGAGAAGCCTTAAACAATATTTTGAGAAAAACTGGGTTTATAGATGTTGTGGCAATGCCACAAACTTTTGGTGTCGCAACGATTTATTCTGCATCTAAAAAATAG
- a CDS encoding dihydrofolate reductase — protein MIIMIAAAAENNALGKNNELVWHLPNDFKRFKALTTGHHIIMGRKTFESFPKPLPNRVHVIITRQENYQPEGCIVVDSIEKAIAACPENDDSYVIGGGEIYNLALPFTDIIELTKVHHTFEADTFFPKINKSEWLLVESEENFKDEKHLYDYTYETYIRK, from the coding sequence ATGATTATAATGATAGCGGCTGCGGCTGAAAATAATGCGCTTGGAAAAAACAACGAATTAGTATGGCACCTTCCAAATGATTTTAAAAGATTTAAGGCACTTACTACAGGCCATCATATTATTATGGGCAGAAAGACTTTTGAAAGTTTTCCAAAACCATTACCCAATCGAGTACATGTTATAATTACTCGTCAAGAAAATTATCAGCCAGAAGGATGTATTGTGGTAGACAGCATTGAAAAGGCAATTGCAGCATGTCCAGAAAATGACGATAGTTATGTTATTGGAGGTGGAGAAATTTACAATCTTGCTCTTCCGTTTACAGACATTATAGAATTAACCAAAGTTCATCACACTTTTGAAGCAGATACTTTTTTTCCAAAAATTAATAAAAGTGAATGGCTTTTGGTAGAATCTGAAGAAAATTTTAAAGATGAAAAACACCTTTATGATTATACGTATGAAACTTACATTAGAAAATAA
- a CDS encoding 2TM domain-containing protein — protein MEKEVHEQYEYARRRLRQKKILYFHFVLFLLGSLFLFIANRFFGFGEGTTQNWCIWGITIWLFLFILHFIKVYITDRFMNKKWEREQIDRLVALQQKRISQLESSINEENENKI, from the coding sequence ATGGAAAAAGAAGTGCACGAACAATACGAATACGCTAGACGCCGATTAAGACAAAAAAAAATCCTTTATTTTCATTTTGTTCTTTTCCTTCTAGGAAGTTTATTTTTATTTATTGCCAATAGATTTTTTGGTTTTGGAGAAGGAACAACTCAAAACTGGTGCATCTGGGGAATTACAATCTGGCTCTTTCTTTTTATTCTGCATTTTATAAAAGTATATATCACCGACCGTTTTATGAATAAAAAATGGGAAAGGGAACAAATTGACCGATTAGTTGCTTTACAACAAAAAAGAATCAGCCAGCTTGAATCTTCAATTAATGAAGAGAATGAAAATAAAATTTAG
- a CDS encoding isoamylase early set domain-containing protein, translating to MSLKKQFIKTKPVCKVTFSIDAKDADSAAVVGDFNNWNPSEGALSKLKNGTFKATYDLVKDAIYEFKYVIDGIYVNDPEADSYKWNDYAGSENSVLIV from the coding sequence ATGTCTTTGAAAAAACAATTCATCAAAACGAAACCAGTTTGTAAAGTAACATTTTCTATAGATGCCAAAGATGCTGATTCGGCAGCAGTTGTTGGGGATTTTAATAACTGGAATCCTTCAGAAGGAGCTTTAAGCAAGTTGAAGAACGGAACCTTTAAAGCGACTTATGATTTGGTTAAAGATGCGATCTACGAATTTAAGTATGTAATAGACGGGATTTATGTAAACGATCCAGAAGCCGATTCTTATAAATGGAACGATTATGCTGGAAGTGAAAATAGTGTCTTAATTGTATAA
- a CDS encoding thymidylate synthase yields the protein MKQYLDLVKHVLENGNQKGDRTGTGTKSVFGYQMRFDLSEGFPMVTTKKLHLKSIIYELLWFLKGDTNIKYLKENGVKIWDEWADSNGDLGPVYGHQWRNWNSEEIDQISELITELKTNPNSRRMLVSAWNPSVLPDTKKSFEENVANNKAALPPCHAFFQFYVASPDLEKGETKGKLSCQLYQRSADIFLGVPFNIASYALFTMMIAQVCDLEPGEFIHTFGDAHIYNNHFEQLELQLTREPKPLPKMILNPAIKNIFDFDYDDFTLVDYDPHPAIKGSVAV from the coding sequence ATGAAACAATACTTAGATTTAGTAAAACACGTTTTAGAAAACGGGAATCAAAAAGGAGACCGTACTGGAACTGGAACAAAAAGTGTTTTTGGCTACCAGATGCGTTTTGATTTAAGTGAAGGTTTCCCAATGGTTACAACAAAAAAACTTCATTTAAAATCGATCATTTACGAATTGCTTTGGTTTTTAAAAGGAGATACCAATATTAAATATCTTAAAGAAAACGGAGTAAAAATCTGGGATGAATGGGCCGATTCTAACGGCGATTTGGGGCCTGTTTATGGACATCAATGGCGTAACTGGAACAGCGAAGAAATTGATCAGATCTCTGAATTGATTACAGAATTAAAAACAAATCCAAACAGCCGAAGAATGCTGGTTTCTGCATGGAATCCATCTGTTCTGCCAGATACTAAAAAATCATTTGAAGAGAATGTAGCCAACAACAAAGCTGCTTTGCCTCCATGTCATGCCTTTTTTCAGTTTTATGTGGCAAGTCCCGATTTAGAAAAAGGAGAAACGAAAGGAAAATTATCCTGCCAGTTATATCAAAGAAGCGCTGATATTTTTTTAGGAGTACCTTTTAATATTGCTTCTTATGCATTATTTACAATGATGATTGCTCAAGTATGCGATTTAGAGCCCGGTGAATTTATTCACACTTTTGGCGACGCACATATTTACAACAATCATTTTGAGCAATTAGAATTGCAATTAACTCGTGAACCAAAACCATTACCAAAAATGATTTTGAATCCAGCGATTAAAAACATTTTTGATTTTGATTATGACGATTTCACTTTAGTAGACTACGACCCGCATCCTGCAATAAAAGGAAGTGTTGCTGTATAG
- a CDS encoding bifunctional nuclease family protein yields MSLVKLSIKGISYSQTQNGAYALILNEVDGERKLPIVIGAFEAQSIAIALEKEIKPPRPLTHDLFKNFAERFDIVVKQVIIHKLVDGVFYSSLICERDKIEEIIDARTSDAIALALRFNAPIFTYKNILDKAGIYLKSNTADADQGAQEIDDVLSNPETFGREEESNQSGDVYSKHTLQELNELLDQAVSQEDYEKAAKIRDEISRR; encoded by the coding sequence ATGAGTCTAGTAAAATTATCTATAAAAGGAATTTCATACAGCCAAACTCAAAATGGCGCTTATGCCCTAATTCTGAATGAAGTTGATGGTGAAAGAAAATTACCTATCGTTATTGGTGCTTTTGAAGCCCAATCGATAGCTATTGCCTTAGAAAAAGAAATAAAACCACCACGTCCATTAACACATGATTTATTCAAAAATTTCGCAGAAAGATTTGATATTGTGGTAAAACAAGTTATCATTCACAAATTGGTTGATGGCGTTTTTTACTCCAGTTTAATCTGTGAAAGAGACAAAATCGAAGAAATTATTGATGCCCGAACTTCAGATGCTATTGCTTTAGCATTACGTTTCAATGCACCAATTTTTACTTATAAAAACATCTTAGATAAAGCCGGAATTTATTTAAAATCAAATACTGCTGATGCTGATCAAGGAGCTCAGGAAATTGATGATGTTCTTTCAAATCCAGAAACTTTTGGACGTGAAGAAGAAAGCAATCAATCTGGGGATGTTTATTCCAAACATACCTTACAAGAACTGAATGAACTTTTAGATCAGGCAGTTTCTCAGGAAGATTACGAAAAAGCAGCAAAAATTAGAGACGAAATCTCAAGAAGATAA
- a CDS encoding electron transfer flavoprotein subunit alpha/FixB family protein produces MSILIYAESAEGKFKKVAFELASYAKKVAESLGTTVTALTVNISDVSELSKYGVDKVLKVNNDKLAGFTAKAYADVIKQAAEKEGTKVVLLSSTTDSIYLSSLAAVALNAGFASNVVGLPVSTSPFQVKRNAFSNKAFNITQIDTDVKVLGLAKNSYGIFESAGAAATEDFNPTIGENDFGIKVDSVEKVTGKVSIADADIVVSGGRGLKGPENWGLVENLAEVLGAATACSKPVSDLGWRPHSEHVGQTGKPVATNLYIAIGISGAIQHIAGINSSKVKVVINNDPEAPFFKVADYGIVGDAFEIVPQLTEKLKAFKAQHS; encoded by the coding sequence ATGTCTATATTAATATATGCAGAATCTGCAGAAGGAAAATTTAAAAAAGTTGCTTTCGAATTGGCTTCTTACGCTAAGAAAGTAGCAGAATCATTAGGAACAACAGTTACCGCTTTAACAGTAAACATCAGCGATGTTAGCGAATTAAGCAAATACGGAGTTGATAAAGTTTTAAAAGTAAACAACGATAAACTAGCTGGTTTTACTGCGAAGGCTTACGCCGATGTAATCAAACAAGCTGCCGAAAAAGAAGGAACAAAAGTAGTTTTACTTTCTTCTACAACAGACAGTATTTATCTTTCATCATTAGCAGCAGTAGCTTTAAATGCTGGTTTTGCGTCAAATGTTGTAGGATTGCCAGTTAGCACTTCTCCATTTCAGGTAAAAAGAAATGCTTTCTCAAACAAAGCGTTCAACATCACACAAATCGATACAGATGTAAAAGTTCTTGGTTTGGCTAAAAACTCTTACGGAATTTTCGAAAGTGCTGGAGCTGCAGCAACGGAAGATTTCAATCCAACAATTGGAGAAAATGATTTCGGAATTAAAGTAGATTCTGTTGAAAAAGTAACTGGAAAAGTTTCTATCGCTGATGCTGATATCGTAGTATCTGGCGGACGTGGATTAAAAGGGCCGGAAAACTGGGGATTAGTTGAAAATTTAGCTGAAGTTTTAGGAGCTGCAACAGCCTGTTCTAAACCAGTTTCAGATTTAGGATGGAGACCTCACAGCGAACACGTTGGTCAAACAGGAAAACCAGTTGCCACTAACTTATACATTGCAATAGGTATTTCTGGAGCAATCCAGCATATTGCAGGTATCAACTCATCTAAAGTAAAAGTAGTGATCAATAACGATCCAGAAGCTCCTTTCTTTAAAGTAGCTGATTACGGAATTGTTGGAGATGCTTTCGAAATTGTACCGCAATTAACAGAGAAACTTAAAGCTTTTAAAGCACAACATTCTTAA
- a CDS encoding electron transfer flavoprotein subunit beta/FixA family protein — protein MKILVCISHVPDTTSKINFTNGDSEFDTAGVQYVINPNDEFGLTRAIWFQEQQGANVTVVNVGGPDTEPTLRKALAIGANEAIRVNANPTDGFFVAKQLAEVIKNGGYDLVIAGKESLDYNGGMVPGMIAGILGSNFLNSCTSLTVDGNNVKAVREIDGGKETVSTTLPLIIGAQKGLVEEKDLRIPNMRGIMTARTKALTILEPVDAPVNTKAVKFEKPAPKSAVKLVSADNLDELINLLHNEAKVI, from the coding sequence ATGAAAATACTAGTTTGCATTAGCCATGTGCCTGATACTACTTCTAAAATCAACTTTACTAACGGCGATTCAGAATTTGATACAGCCGGCGTACAATATGTAATTAATCCTAACGACGAATTTGGTCTTACACGTGCTATCTGGTTCCAAGAACAGCAAGGCGCAAATGTAACCGTAGTAAACGTTGGAGGCCCTGATACTGAACCAACATTGCGTAAAGCTCTAGCTATTGGAGCAAACGAAGCAATTCGTGTAAACGCAAATCCAACCGATGGTTTTTTTGTTGCGAAACAATTAGCAGAAGTAATTAAAAACGGAGGCTACGATTTAGTTATCGCAGGAAAAGAATCTTTAGATTACAACGGAGGAATGGTTCCTGGAATGATTGCTGGTATTTTAGGTTCTAATTTCTTAAACTCTTGTACTTCTTTGACAGTTGATGGCAACAATGTTAAAGCAGTTCGTGAAATTGACGGCGGAAAAGAAACTGTAAGCACTACTCTTCCTTTAATCATTGGCGCTCAAAAAGGTCTTGTTGAAGAAAAAGATCTTCGTATTCCAAACATGAGAGGAATCATGACAGCAAGAACTAAAGCTTTAACTATTCTGGAGCCAGTTGATGCTCCTGTAAATACTAAAGCGGTGAAATTTGAAAAACCAGCCCCAAAATCAGCAGTGAAATTAGTATCTGCAGATAATTTAGATGAGTTAATCAATTTATTACACAACGAAGCGAAAGTAATCTAG
- a CDS encoding pyruvate dehydrogenase complex E1 component subunit beta has product MRTIQFREAICEAMSEEMRRDESIYLMGEEVAEYNGAYKASKGMLAEFGEKRVIDTPIAELGFSGIAVGSAMNGNRPIVEYMTFNFCLVGIDQIINNAAKMRQMTGGQFNVPIVFRGPTASAGQLGATHSQALENWFANTPGLKVVVPSTPYDAKGLLKSAIRDNDPVIFMESEQMYGDKGEVPDGEYTIPLGVADVKREGTDVTIVSFGKIIKEAFIAADELAKEGISCEIIDLRTVRPMDKEAILKSVKKTNRLVILEEAWPVASLSSEISYIVQEQAFDFLDAPIQRITTADTPAPYSPVLLKDWLPNAGDVVKAVKKVLYK; this is encoded by the coding sequence ATGAGAACAATACAATTTAGAGAGGCCATTTGTGAAGCGATGAGCGAAGAAATGCGTCGCGATGAATCCATATATTTAATGGGAGAAGAGGTTGCAGAATACAATGGAGCTTACAAAGCTTCAAAAGGAATGCTTGCTGAGTTTGGTGAAAAAAGAGTAATTGATACTCCAATTGCTGAGCTTGGTTTTTCAGGAATTGCAGTAGGTTCTGCAATGAACGGAAACCGCCCAATTGTAGAATATATGACATTCAACTTCTGTTTAGTTGGTATTGATCAAATTATAAATAACGCTGCTAAAATGCGTCAAATGACAGGAGGACAATTTAATGTGCCTATCGTTTTCCGCGGACCAACAGCTTCTGCAGGTCAATTAGGAGCAACTCACTCTCAAGCTTTAGAAAACTGGTTTGCTAACACTCCAGGTCTTAAAGTTGTGGTTCCTTCAACTCCTTACGATGCAAAAGGACTTTTAAAATCAGCTATCCGCGATAACGATCCAGTTATTTTCATGGAATCTGAGCAGATGTACGGAGACAAAGGTGAAGTGCCAGACGGAGAATACACAATTCCACTTGGTGTTGCTGATGTTAAACGTGAAGGTACTGATGTAACTATCGTTTCATTCGGAAAAATCATCAAAGAAGCTTTTATCGCTGCTGATGAATTAGCTAAAGAAGGAATCTCTTGTGAGATTATCGATTTAAGAACTGTTCGTCCAATGGATAAAGAGGCAATCTTAAAATCGGTTAAAAAAACAAACCGTTTAGTAATTCTTGAAGAAGCTTGGCCAGTTGCCAGCCTTTCTTCTGAAATCTCTTATATCGTTCAAGAACAGGCATTCGACTTCCTTGATGCGCCTATTCAACGTATTACAACTGCAGATACTCCTGCACCGTACTCTCCAGTATTATTAAAAGACTGGTTGCCAAATGCTGGTGATGTAGTAAAAGCAGTTAAAAAAGTATTATACAAATAA
- a CDS encoding DUF5686 and carboxypeptidase-like regulatory domain-containing protein: MKRIILLSLFFVFAFAAIVTAQTKVSGIVLDKSNQPIPFANVVFKGSNTGIVSNEDGRFYLESPNTYTALIVTSAGFSDKEVPLEKAVNYNFKIVLGEAEALNEVVIYTGKTSKKNNPALDILRKIWERKRKNGLYQFNQYQMQKYEKVEFDMNTIDSAFMKNKLFKGMEFVFNHVDTSDVTGKTYLPIFINESVYDVYGDNKIKKVKENLTGNKMSGFNGNQQILAFVKDLYSDYNIYDNHLKFFDKSFTSPLSRTGIDVYNYVLKDSAYIDKKWCFNIVFYPRRKNELTFKGDFWVNDTTFAIKKINMGVTKSANINWVKDIYIEQEFEVENDSIFLLTRDYMMSDFALNKKEKSKGVYGKRTTLYRNHKFNIQKPEKFYKEEVNFIDNAVYERPPEFWEENRFEKLNKDEAGIYKMLDTLQTVKRFKQLYNLVSILGSGYVEFKNFDYGPIYSTFGYNEVEGLRLRVGGRTYFGPNDPWRLQAYTAYGFDDNKFKYGVSGKWMVDKKNRVIISGGNRRDIEQIGASLTTTNDILGRSFASSALFTTGSNGKLTNINLSNVSVEMEAKKNFIVSAGFSYRTLESASKTFSLDYYTTLPTATNPMGVVKSDVKQSEANIQFEYMPNRKTIGYGVERDLVDSPFSHFFVNFSYGLKGVLDSDFAYEKIQVFYKQPIIIGPLGRSNIIIETGKTFGTIPLGLMSVIPGNQTYFTIENTFSNLNFYEFVTDQYTTLQWNHDFGGRLFARVPFMRKLNWREFVGVRAVHGTISDANRAINASGLPYNAPENIYWEYHAGIGNIFKVFRIDFSWRGNYLDMPDAHKFAVKGSFGFYF; this comes from the coding sequence ATGAAAAGAATAATTTTACTCAGCCTATTTTTTGTATTCGCGTTTGCGGCTATTGTTACTGCACAAACAAAAGTGAGTGGAATTGTTTTGGACAAATCTAATCAGCCGATACCTTTTGCAAATGTTGTTTTTAAAGGTTCTAATACTGGAATCGTTTCTAACGAAGACGGTCGTTTTTATTTAGAATCACCTAACACCTATACAGCATTAATAGTTACTTCTGCTGGATTTTCAGATAAAGAAGTGCCACTGGAAAAAGCTGTTAATTATAACTTTAAAATTGTTTTAGGCGAAGCTGAAGCGTTAAATGAGGTTGTAATTTATACGGGAAAAACTTCTAAAAAGAATAATCCCGCGTTGGATATTTTGAGGAAAATTTGGGAAAGAAAACGTAAAAACGGACTTTACCAATTTAATCAATATCAAATGCAGAAGTATGAAAAAGTCGAGTTTGACATGAATACCATTGATAGTGCTTTCATGAAAAACAAGCTTTTTAAGGGAATGGAGTTTGTCTTTAATCATGTTGATACTTCGGATGTTACCGGGAAAACGTATCTGCCGATTTTTATCAACGAATCAGTTTATGATGTTTATGGAGATAATAAAATAAAGAAAGTAAAAGAAAATCTTACGGGAAATAAAATGTCTGGTTTCAATGGAAATCAGCAGATTTTAGCTTTCGTAAAGGATCTTTATTCAGATTATAATATTTACGATAATCACCTTAAATTTTTTGATAAAAGCTTTACCAGCCCGCTTTCAAGAACGGGAATTGATGTTTACAATTACGTATTAAAAGACAGTGCTTATATTGATAAAAAATGGTGTTTTAATATTGTTTTTTATCCGAGGCGTAAAAACGAATTGACTTTTAAAGGAGATTTCTGGGTAAACGATACCACTTTTGCCATCAAAAAAATTAATATGGGTGTTACCAAAAGTGCCAATATTAACTGGGTAAAAGATATTTATATCGAGCAGGAATTTGAGGTAGAAAATGATTCCATTTTCCTTTTGACCCGCGATTATATGATGTCTGATTTTGCTTTGAATAAAAAAGAAAAATCAAAAGGAGTTTACGGAAAACGAACGACTTTATATCGTAATCATAAATTCAACATTCAAAAACCAGAAAAATTTTATAAAGAAGAAGTCAATTTCATAGACAATGCGGTCTATGAACGACCGCCGGAATTTTGGGAAGAAAATCGTTTTGAAAAATTAAATAAAGACGAAGCGGGTATTTATAAAATGCTCGATACACTGCAGACCGTCAAGCGATTTAAACAGCTCTACAATCTCGTCTCCATTTTAGGAAGCGGTTACGTCGAATTTAAGAACTTCGATTACGGTCCTATTTATTCGACTTTTGGTTATAATGAAGTCGAAGGCTTACGATTGAGAGTAGGAGGAAGAACCTATTTTGGACCAAACGACCCTTGGCGTTTACAGGCTTATACCGCTTACGGATTTGATGATAATAAATTCAAATACGGTGTTTCTGGAAAATGGATGGTAGACAAGAAAAACCGTGTTATTATTTCTGGAGGAAACAGGCGCGATATTGAACAGATTGGAGCGAGTTTAACCACTACAAATGATATTTTAGGCCGAAGTTTTGCTTCTTCTGCTTTGTTTACAACAGGAAGTAACGGAAAGCTGACCAATATTAATTTGAGCAACGTTTCTGTCGAAATGGAGGCTAAAAAGAATTTTATTGTTTCGGCAGGATTCTCCTATCGAACATTAGAATCGGCTTCAAAAACGTTTAGTTTAGATTATTATACTACTTTGCCAACGGCCACAAATCCGATGGGAGTGGTTAAAAGTGATGTAAAACAATCAGAAGCGAATATTCAATTTGAATATATGCCAAACCGTAAAACAATCGGTTATGGTGTGGAAAGAGATTTAGTTGACAGTCCTTTTAGTCATTTCTTTGTAAACTTTAGTTATGGTCTTAAAGGAGTTTTGGATAGTGATTTTGCTTACGAAAAAATTCAGGTTTTCTACAAACAGCCAATTATAATTGGACCTTTAGGAAGATCTAATATTATTATAGAAACAGGAAAAACATTCGGAACAATTCCGTTAGGATTAATGAGTGTAATTCCAGGGAACCAGACTTATTTTACAATCGAAAATACGTTTAGTAACCTTAATTTCTACGAATTCGTAACAGATCAGTACACGACTTTACAATGGAATCATGATTTTGGCGGAAGATTGTTTGCCAGAGTTCCATTTATGAGAAAATTAAATTGGAGAGAATTTGTAGGAGTTAGAGCGGTACATGGAACAATTTCTGACGCTAACCGCGCTATCAATGCTTCAGGATTACCTTATAATGCTCCAGAAAATATTTATTGGGAATATCACGCTGGTATTGGGAATATTTTCAAAGTCTTTAGAATTGATTTCTCTTGGAGAGGAAATTATTTAGACATGCCAGACGCCCACAAATTTGCTGTAAAAGGATCTTTTGGATTCTATTTCTAG
- the dapF gene encoding diaminopimelate epimerase, whose product MNKNFFVKTHGLGNEYIVLDSQNITFELTQKAITRICNVNFGIGSDGILLLVDSDRADIGLQIFNPDGSEAEKSGNGLRIFCKYVFDYGIMTKNEFTVETKGGIVKATIEETVNNKAKIITVDMGRAIFKSDLIPTKFETPEVDNVTIEANGKSFNVNCVSVGNPHCVILKEDLSIDEIKQFGPFLENHEMFPNRINVQFAKVINRNEVEVLIWERGAGFTLASGSSSCAVASVMKKKGLVDENITIKMQGGTLKIKIDPDFNIRMTGEVREICSGILSEELIEDANL is encoded by the coding sequence ATGAACAAGAATTTCTTTGTAAAAACTCACGGATTAGGAAATGAATATATAGTGCTGGACAGCCAAAATATTACATTTGAACTAACTCAAAAAGCGATAACTAGAATCTGTAACGTAAATTTTGGAATAGGTTCTGACGGTATTCTTTTATTAGTTGATTCTGATCGTGCTGATATCGGTTTACAGATATTCAATCCAGATGGTTCTGAAGCTGAGAAAAGCGGAAACGGATTGCGTATATTCTGTAAATATGTTTTTGATTATGGAATAATGACGAAAAATGAATTTACTGTTGAAACAAAAGGTGGAATCGTAAAAGCGACTATTGAAGAAACGGTAAACAACAAAGCAAAAATTATAACTGTCGATATGGGGCGGGCGATTTTTAAATCAGATTTAATCCCTACAAAGTTTGAAACTCCAGAAGTAGATAACGTTACAATTGAAGCAAATGGTAAATCTTTTAATGTAAATTGTGTTTCAGTTGGAAATCCGCATTGTGTTATTCTGAAAGAGGATTTGAGTATTGATGAAATTAAACAATTTGGTCCATTTTTAGAAAACCACGAAATGTTTCCAAACCGAATTAATGTGCAGTTTGCAAAAGTCATTAACCGAAATGAAGTAGAAGTATTGATTTGGGAAAGAGGAGCAGGATTTACTCTTGCATCTGGAAGTTCATCTTGTGCAGTGGCAAGTGTGATGAAAAAGAAAGGTTTAGTCGATGAAAATATCACAATTAAAATGCAGGGAGGAACATTAAAAATTAAAATTGATCCTGATTTTAATATTAGAATGACAGGAGAAGTTAGAGAAATTTGCTCCGGTATTTTAAGCGAAGAATTGATAGAAGACGCTAATTTGTAA